Proteins co-encoded in one Malus sylvestris chromosome 9, drMalSylv7.2, whole genome shotgun sequence genomic window:
- the LOC126581955 gene encoding protein C2-DOMAIN ABA-RELATED 4-like, translating into MEHLLGLLRVRVVRGTNLAVRDIRSSDPYVVVKMGKQKLKTRVVKKTVNPEWNEDLTLSVADPSLPIKLFVYDKDTFSLDDKMGDAEFEIGPFVQALRVGLQGVPNGTIISRFQPSRQNCLAEESCIVYTDGQVVQNMCIRLRNVESGELDLQLQWIDVPGSRGL; encoded by the exons ATGGAGCATCTGTTGGGTCTTCTTAGAGTTCGAGTGGTGAGAGGGACGAACCTTGCTGTTCGAGATATCCGAAGCAGTGATCCTTATGTCGTCGTCAAAATGGGCAAGCAG AAGTTAAAGACTCGTGTAGTGAAGAAGACTGTCAATCCCGAGTGGAACGAAGACTTAACTCTTTCGGTTGCAGATCCAAGCCTTCCTATCAAACTT TTTGTGTATGACAAAGACACGTTTAGTCTTGATGACAAGATGGGGGATGCTGAGTTTGAGATTGGTCCTTTTGTTCAAGCTCTACGTGTGGGTTTGCAAGGCGTACCAAATGGAACCATAATTTCAAGATTCCAACCAAGCCGGCAAAACTGTCTAGCTGAAGAGAGCTGCATCGTCTATACTGATGGCCAAGTTGTCCAGAATATGTGTATCAGGCTGAGAAATGTGGAGAGTGGGGAACTGGATCTCCAATTACAGTGGATTGATGTTCCTGGCTCTAGGGGTTTGTAG
- the LOC126581952 gene encoding transcription factor MYB1-like, with the protein MEGYNENLSVRKGAWTREEDNLLRQCVEIHGEGKWNQVSYKAGLNRCRKSCRQRWLNYLKPNIKRGDFKEDEVDLIIRLHRLLGNRWSLIARRLPGRTANAVKNYWNTRLRIDSRMKTVKNKSQEMRKTNLIRPQPQKFNRSSYYLSSKEPILDHIQSAEDLSTPPQTSSSTKNGNDWWETLLEGEDTFERAAYPSIELEEELFTSFWFDDRLSPRSCANFPEGQSRSEFSFSTDLWNHSKEE; encoded by the exons ATGGAGGGATATAACGAAAACCTGAGTGTGAGAAAAGGTGCCTGGACTCGAGAGGAAGACAATCTTCTCAGGCAGTGCGTTGAGATTCATGGAGAGGGAAAGTGGAACCAAGTTTCATACAAAGCAG GCTTAAACAGGTGCAGGAAGAGCTGCAGACAAAGATGGTTAAACTATCTGAAGCCAAATATCAAGAGAGGAGACTTTAAAGAGGATGAAGTAGATCTTATAATTAGACTTCACAGGCTTTTGGGAAACAG GTGGTCATTGATTGCTAGAAGACTTCCAGGAAGAACAGCAAATGCTGTGAAAAATTATTGGAACACTCGATTGCGGATCGATTCTCGCATGAAAACGGTGAAAAATAAATCTCAAGAAATGAGAAAGACCAATTTGATAAGACCTCAGCCCCAAAAATTCAACAGAAGTTCATATTACTTAAGCAGTAAAGAACCAATTCTAGACCATATTCAATCAGCAGAAGATTTAAGTACGCCACCACAAACGTCGTCGTCAACAAAGAATGGAAATGATTGGTGGGAGACCTTGTTAGAAGGCGAGGATACTTTTGAAAGAGCTGCATATCCCAGCATTGAGTTAGAGGAAGAACTCTTCACAAGTTTTTGGTTTGATGATCGACTGTCGCCAAGATCATGCGCCAATTTTCCTGAAGGACAAAGTAGAAGTGAATTCTCCTTTAGCACGGACCTTTGGAATCATTCAAAAGAAGAATAG